A single window of Leishmania braziliensis MHOM/BR/75/M2904 complete genome, chromosome 27 DNA harbors:
- a CDS encoding metallo-peptidase, Clan MA(E), Family M3 has product MDTRRTASLIVADAAELEGLSEDEIATAQKEAESLGHPGKHALVIVNTTQQPLLASLRNRETRGRLLEASEQRAGRGDENGTTAITVEMAQLRLRRATLLGKKSFAEWQLQNQMADPASAEALLRDMGKAAAPKATKEAADIQQMIREEGGDFELAPWDWRYYAERVRRQLYDLDENEAKPYFELNNALERGVFYAAEKLYGVTMQRRTDLPVYHPDVMTLEMFDCTGESLAIFGIDPYARAGKRGGAWMTFIVRQASLLGRKPVVYNVLNTVKPAEGRPALLTRDNVTTLFHEFGHGLHGMLSNLQYSTLSGTSVARDFLEFPSQINDHWAMYDAVLKNYALHYETKEPIPQALVDRMKAAETYGAGLHTIEVDKAAYLDLHWHRATEEAAMRAFGVGMTEVPPRYHSGYFLHIVAGGYASNYYVYEWARVLDCDGLEWFLESGGLTRENGDHLRARVLSVGNSVDANVAYEKFAGRKANMKAFLRINGLLGE; this is encoded by the coding sequence ATGGACACACGCAGGACCGCGTCGCTGATCGtggctgacgctgctgagctgGAGGGCCTCAGCGAGGACGAGATCGCGACGgcacagaaagaggcggagagccTCGGCCACCCCGGCAAGCATGCGTTGGTCATTGTGAacacgacgcagcagccgctgctcgctTCACTGAGGAACCGCGAGACGCGCGGCCGCCTGCTCGAGGCGagcgagcagcgcgccggACGTGGCGACGAGAATGGCACAACCGCCATCACGGTCgagatggcgcagctgcgcctcaggAGGGCGACGCTGCTTGGCAAGAAGAGCTTTGCGGAGTGGCAGCTCCAGAACCAGATGGCCGATCCGGCGTCTGCGGAGGCGTTGCTGCGCGACATGGgcaaagcggcagcgccaaagGCGACGAAGGAGGCCGCTGACATCCAGCAGATGATTCGCGAGGAAGGTGGCGACTTCGAGCTGGCGCCGTGGGACTGGCGCTACTACGCGGAGCGGGTGCGCAGGCAGCTGTACGATCTCGACGAGAACGAGGCGAAGCCGTACTTTGAGCTGAACAACGCCCTTGAGCGCGGCGTGTTCTACGCGGCGGAGAAGCTCTACGGCGtgacgatgcagcggcgcaccgatCTGCCGGTGTACCACCCCGATGTGATGACGCTCGAGATGTTCGACTGCACGGGCGAGTCGCTCGCCATTTTTGGCATCGACCCCTACGCGCGTGCAGGCAagcgcggtggtgcgtggATGACATTCATTGTTCGCCAGGCCTCCCTGCTTGGCCGAAAGCCAGTCGTGTACAACGTGCTGAACACTGTGAAGCCGGCGGAGGGAAGGCCGGCCTTGTTGACCCGTGACAACGTGACGACGCTCTTCCACGAGTTCGGCCACGGACTCCACGGCATGCTAAGCAACCTCCAGTACTCAACACTCTCCGGCACGAGCGTCGCCCGTGACTTCCTCGAGTTCCCATCGCAGATCAACGATCACTGGGCGATGTACGATGCCGTGCTGAAGAACTACGCGCTTCACTACGAGACCAAGGAGCCGATcccgcaggcgctggtggaCCGCATGAAGGCGGCCGAGACGTACGGTGCCGGCCTCCATACCATCGAGGTGGACAAGGCGGCGTACCTCGATCTCCACTGGCATCGtgccacggaggaggcggcaatgAGGGCCTTTGGAGTTGGGATGACcgaggtgccgccgcgctacCACAGTGGGTACTTCCTGCACATTGTCGCTGGCGGGTACGCCTCGAACTACTACGTGTACGAGTGGGCGCGGGTGTTGGACTGCGACGGGCTCGAGTGGTTCCTGGAGAGCGGTGGGCTGACGCGCGAGAACGGAGATcacctgcgcgcgcgcgtgctctcTGTGGGCAACTCGGTGGACGCCAACGTTGCGTACGAGAAGTTCGCTGGCCGCAAGGCCAACATGAAGGCGTTCCTGCGCATCAACGGTCTGCTGGGCGAGTAG